Proteins from one Candidatus Nitrospira nitrosa genomic window:
- a CDS encoding DegQ family serine endoprotease, whose protein sequence is MNTMNQFESSPKPPQGKKSWVVTAALLTAGIIIGFVIASDLGWLSNGHAVPDSSSIAPPPPPVVRPVSTAPQPILGGGNQTFVDIAKSVKPAVVNIYATKSGRGEGSGATPFDDPLFRKFFGDEFFRKFEHPKEKKERGLGSGVIVESSGLIITNNHVVGKADEIRVTLSDKREFKAKLIGTDPKTDVAVVKIEATGLPSVPWADSDKLEVGEFVLAVGNPFGLTQTVTLGIVSALGRAAGIAEYEDFIQTDAAINPGNSGGALVNVRGELVGINTAIFSQSGGNMGIGFAVPSNMAQSIMGQLVQTGKVVRGWLGVSIQELTPELASQFGITETKGVLVSDVMDDSPAKKAGFERADVIVEYDGKPMDSPTHLRNAVAQTPVGKKVVVKIIRDKKAKTIDLTIVEQPKSMSQSSEEDGGDSATPTGILSSLDVRDLNEELASRYGLKSSERGAVIVRVKPGSTAEELGVREGDIVLEVNRQTVTSVKVFERIANKLPKDQAVLLLLKRQGRTIYLTLRP, encoded by the coding sequence ATGAATACTATGAATCAATTCGAGTCCAGTCCCAAGCCCCCACAGGGAAAGAAAAGCTGGGTTGTGACAGCGGCGTTGTTGACGGCTGGGATCATCATTGGGTTTGTCATAGCCTCAGACCTTGGATGGTTATCAAATGGTCATGCCGTGCCTGATTCATCGTCTATTGCGCCTCCACCGCCTCCTGTCGTCAGACCGGTCTCGACGGCTCCGCAGCCCATCCTGGGCGGGGGCAACCAAACATTCGTGGACATTGCCAAGTCGGTGAAGCCGGCGGTGGTCAACATCTATGCGACGAAGAGTGGGCGTGGGGAAGGGTCTGGTGCCACCCCGTTCGACGATCCGCTATTTCGAAAGTTTTTCGGTGACGAGTTTTTTCGGAAGTTCGAACATCCCAAGGAGAAGAAAGAGCGAGGATTAGGGTCTGGCGTGATTGTCGAGTCGAGCGGGTTGATCATTACGAATAACCATGTCGTCGGCAAGGCGGATGAGATCCGCGTGACCCTTTCGGACAAACGTGAGTTTAAAGCTAAGTTGATCGGCACCGACCCGAAGACGGATGTGGCGGTCGTGAAGATCGAAGCCACGGGGCTTCCGAGCGTCCCGTGGGCCGATTCGGACAAGTTAGAAGTGGGAGAGTTCGTCCTGGCCGTCGGCAATCCATTCGGACTCACACAGACTGTCACGCTGGGGATCGTCAGTGCACTTGGACGAGCTGCTGGTATTGCTGAGTATGAGGATTTCATCCAGACCGATGCCGCGATCAATCCTGGAAACTCCGGGGGAGCCCTGGTGAATGTCCGGGGTGAACTGGTAGGGATCAATACGGCCATATTCAGTCAGAGCGGCGGCAATATGGGGATCGGATTTGCCGTGCCGAGCAATATGGCTCAGTCGATTATGGGGCAACTTGTACAGACCGGGAAAGTTGTACGTGGGTGGTTGGGAGTCTCGATCCAGGAGTTGACGCCGGAATTGGCGTCGCAGTTTGGAATTACTGAAACGAAGGGTGTGCTCGTCAGTGATGTCATGGATGACAGTCCGGCCAAGAAAGCCGGTTTCGAGCGAGCCGATGTCATTGTTGAGTATGACGGGAAGCCGATGGATTCGCCGACGCATTTGCGTAATGCCGTGGCACAGACACCGGTTGGGAAAAAGGTAGTCGTCAAGATTATCAGGGACAAGAAGGCCAAGACCATCGACCTCACCATCGTCGAGCAGCCAAAGTCGATGTCGCAAAGCAGCGAAGAAGATGGGGGAGATTCAGCGACGCCGACGGGAATACTGTCCAGCCTTGACGTACGTGACCTGAACGAAGAGTTGGCCAGTCGCTATGGATTGAAGTCGAGCGAGCGTGGAGCGGTGATCGTTCGAGTGAAGCCAGGCAGTACAGCTGAAGAATTAGGTGTGCGTGAAGGTGATATCGTGCTTGAGGTGAACCGTCAAACGGTCACCTCAGTGAAGGTGTTTGAACGGATTGCCAACAAGCTGCCAAAAGATCAAGCGGTGCTGCTGTTGCTCAAACGGCAGGGGCGGACGATTTATCTTACGCTTCGTCCATGA
- a CDS encoding class I fructose-bisphosphate aldolase, translated as MGDRVQEILSWYGSDNAGTKTNIARMLRSGKLAGTGKLVILPVDQGFEHGPARSFAPNPSGYNPHYHFQLAIDAGCNAYAAPLGFLEAGASEFAGQIPLILKLNNHDVLHDDKDPLPSVTGSVNDALRLGCSAVGFTIYPGSAHCSAMYEQLQAIAEEAKASGLAVVVWSYPRGSALSKEGETAMDVVAYAAQIAAQLGAHIIKVKLPTAHLEQAAAKKVYESTQVPIKTLAERVKHVVQSSFDGRRIVIFSGGAKSEDKNVFEEARGIRDGGGFGSIIGRNSFQRPKAEAIKFLQTIMGIYSGAIQ; from the coding sequence ATGGGAGATCGGGTTCAAGAGATTCTCAGTTGGTATGGTAGCGACAATGCCGGAACAAAGACGAATATCGCCCGCATGCTGCGTTCCGGGAAATTGGCTGGGACCGGCAAGCTAGTCATTCTCCCGGTGGATCAAGGATTTGAGCATGGTCCGGCTCGGAGTTTTGCACCGAATCCATCCGGATACAACCCCCACTATCACTTTCAACTCGCCATCGATGCTGGTTGCAATGCCTATGCGGCACCGCTCGGGTTTTTGGAAGCAGGAGCGAGTGAGTTTGCGGGGCAGATTCCCCTCATTCTCAAGCTCAATAATCATGATGTGTTGCATGACGACAAGGATCCGCTGCCGTCTGTCACAGGCAGTGTGAACGATGCTCTTCGGTTAGGGTGTTCGGCCGTCGGTTTCACGATCTATCCCGGGTCCGCCCATTGCAGCGCGATGTACGAGCAACTGCAAGCCATTGCAGAAGAGGCCAAGGCCAGTGGCCTGGCTGTCGTGGTGTGGTCTTATCCGCGAGGGTCAGCACTGAGTAAGGAAGGTGAGACGGCGATGGATGTCGTGGCCTATGCGGCACAGATCGCGGCACAACTAGGTGCACACATTATCAAGGTGAAGTTACCGACTGCACATTTGGAACAGGCGGCGGCGAAGAAAGTGTACGAGTCCACGCAAGTTCCAATCAAGACGCTGGCGGAGCGGGTTAAGCATGTGGTGCAGAGTTCATTCGACGGGCGTCGGATCGTGATCTTCTCCGGTGGAGCCAAGAGCGAAGATAAGAATGTATTCGAAGAGGCTCGAGGGATTCGGGATGGGGGAGGGTTTGGCAGCATCATCGGTCGAAACTCGTTCCAACGGCCTAAAGCAGAGGCCATTAAATTTCTCCAGACGATCATGGGAATTTACAGCGGCGCGATTCAGTGA
- the fbp gene encoding class 1 fructose-bisphosphatase, with protein sequence MRQFPTTLSQFIIRSQASYPGATGEFSSLLTQIGLVGKLISQDLRRAGLINILGTTGETNVQGETVKKLDAIANDDFVKVFQASEHVCALASEEMENPLSLPNNWPHGKYMLLFDPLDGSSNTDNNMPLGAIFSVLKYGRTDRLPTEADLIRRGTEQVAAGYLLYGSSTMLVYTVGQGVYGFTLDPDIGEYLLSHERMRIPEKGKVYAANEGNYNKWPDGIRKYLDSLKVTDKATGRPYSARYSGCLVADVHRLLLGGGIYLYPGEVDRPEGKLRLLYEANPLAWVVEQAGGKASTGTTRILDVEAKKLHQRVSLIIGSRLDVEQAEAYIHGKA encoded by the coding sequence ATGAGACAATTTCCCACCACATTGAGTCAGTTTATCATTCGGAGTCAGGCATCGTATCCAGGTGCGACTGGAGAGTTTTCCAGTCTGTTAACCCAAATCGGCCTGGTCGGTAAACTGATTTCTCAAGATCTTCGGCGTGCAGGGTTGATCAATATCCTTGGGACGACCGGTGAGACCAATGTCCAGGGAGAGACCGTCAAGAAGCTGGATGCCATCGCGAACGACGACTTCGTCAAGGTCTTTCAAGCTAGCGAACATGTCTGCGCTCTGGCCTCGGAAGAAATGGAAAATCCGCTCTCGCTGCCGAATAATTGGCCGCATGGCAAGTATATGCTGCTCTTCGATCCCCTGGACGGATCGTCCAATACGGACAACAACATGCCGCTCGGGGCCATTTTTTCCGTGCTCAAGTACGGCCGAACGGATCGATTACCGACAGAAGCCGATTTGATCCGCCGAGGAACTGAACAAGTTGCAGCTGGCTATCTCCTGTATGGGTCGAGCACGATGTTGGTGTACACCGTTGGACAAGGCGTCTATGGATTTACCTTGGATCCTGATATCGGTGAGTATTTATTGTCGCACGAGCGAATGAGGATTCCTGAAAAGGGCAAGGTCTATGCCGCCAATGAAGGGAATTATAACAAGTGGCCTGATGGAATAAGAAAGTATTTGGATTCGCTTAAAGTCACTGATAAGGCGACGGGGCGCCCCTACAGTGCGCGGTATTCCGGATGTTTGGTGGCCGATGTGCACCGCCTGTTGCTTGGAGGGGGAATCTATCTCTATCCAGGGGAAGTCGATAGGCCTGAAGGGAAGCTGCGACTGCTCTACGAGGCGAATCCACTGGCGTGGGTCGTTGAGCAGGCTGGGGGGAAGGCCTCAACCGGCACGACGAGAATTTTGGACGTTGAAGCTAAAAAATTACACCAGCGCGTGTCGCTGATCATCGGGAGTCGTCTCGATGTCGAGCAGGCTGAGGCGTACATTCATGGGAAAGCCTAA
- a CDS encoding DUF3108 domain-containing protein has protein sequence MLKSLSTWISLARLRTSIGCPAAIGAVLLTLLVPLETTAAEGLGEPARPFIVGERLTYEVSWLNLTAAIAVMEVVSTEERGSTSSTAKLIGTAQSTPIITKFFPVDNRVESELDLDTLTPGHLTFRRREGKKKEDIEYTFHQKEGTVTAVRGGTTESLSIPTGTHDIISCLYYTRAMLPPKPGASLKMNVYHDKKNRPVEVRVEGIETLEGGWGRVETVRVRVIMPFHGLFMNKGDIHVWVTNDERKTPVRMKAKVVLGAIVADLVDGWSRVGSVKPGS, from the coding sequence GTGCTGAAATCCCTCTCTACGTGGATTAGTCTTGCTCGTCTCCGTACCAGCATCGGTTGTCCTGCCGCTATAGGGGCCGTTTTGTTGACTCTCTTGGTTCCCCTTGAGACAACTGCCGCCGAAGGATTGGGTGAACCAGCGCGTCCCTTCATCGTTGGAGAACGGCTGACCTACGAGGTTTCCTGGCTCAATCTGACTGCTGCCATCGCCGTGATGGAGGTGGTTTCTACGGAAGAGAGAGGGAGTACCTCCTCCACCGCCAAGTTGATTGGGACGGCGCAGTCCACGCCAATCATCACGAAGTTCTTTCCGGTGGACAATCGAGTGGAGTCGGAACTGGATTTGGACACGCTCACGCCGGGGCATCTGACCTTTCGTCGGCGCGAAGGAAAAAAGAAAGAAGATATCGAATACACGTTTCACCAAAAGGAAGGAACGGTTACCGCCGTCAGAGGGGGAACGACCGAATCACTGTCCATTCCAACCGGGACTCACGACATCATATCCTGTCTCTATTATACACGTGCGATGTTGCCACCCAAGCCGGGAGCCTCACTCAAGATGAATGTGTATCATGATAAGAAAAACCGGCCGGTTGAGGTCCGGGTGGAAGGAATCGAGACCCTTGAAGGGGGCTGGGGAAGGGTGGAGACGGTACGAGTGCGAGTGATTATGCCGTTTCACGGTCTTTTCATGAATAAAGGGGATATTCATGTCTGGGTCACCAATGATGAACGAAAGACTCCGGTTCGGATGAAAGCGAAAGTCGTGCTTGGGGCCATTGTCGCCGACCTCGTTGATGGTTGGTCCAGAGTCGGCAGTGTGAAGCCGGGGTCTTGA
- a CDS encoding phosphomannomutase/phosphoglucomutase, whose protein sequence is MALFREYDLRGIVGTELTEELAERVGLAYATYAGKRGVKTISVGRDGRLSSPALRKALLHGLLAGGLDVIDIGICSSPLVYFSLFTLPVGGGIMITGSHNAAEYNGFKICLGKTAIHGEEIQELRRVMEQGVFSTGNGHLSEHPIIPDYLKYIEKSFPHVKAQKLHVVIDCGNGAASLVAKQALELLGCKVTGLYCDLDGHFPNHHPDPTVLENLSDLMQAVKDHRADVGIGYDGDADRIGAVDEQGNVLWGDRLLVLYARDILALKPGSTIISEVKASQSLYDDIAKRGGRAIMWKTGHSLIKSKMKEESAVLAGEMSGHMFFADRYFGYDDAVYASCRLVEILAKAQQPLSALVSDLPQSVVTPEIRVDLPDTIKFDVVERVRNKFTEYLKTKQGLGPKKLALRNLITIDGVRAIFDDGWGLIRASNTQPALVLRFEATSSDQLNAIRVLIEEELREAKRSFAC, encoded by the coding sequence ATGGCACTCTTTCGCGAATATGACCTTCGGGGAATTGTCGGCACTGAACTGACAGAGGAGTTAGCTGAGCGGGTGGGGCTTGCGTACGCCACCTATGCAGGCAAACGAGGAGTCAAGACGATCAGTGTCGGCCGTGACGGTCGTCTCAGTTCCCCCGCGTTGCGGAAAGCGTTGCTTCACGGGCTGTTAGCCGGAGGGCTGGATGTCATTGATATCGGAATATGCTCTTCTCCGCTGGTGTATTTCTCGTTATTTACCCTTCCGGTCGGCGGAGGCATCATGATCACCGGGAGTCACAATGCGGCGGAGTACAATGGCTTTAAGATCTGTCTTGGGAAAACGGCGATCCATGGAGAAGAGATTCAAGAGCTTCGGCGAGTCATGGAACAGGGTGTGTTCAGCACGGGGAATGGGCATCTTTCTGAGCACCCCATTATTCCGGATTATCTGAAGTACATTGAGAAAAGTTTCCCGCACGTTAAGGCACAGAAACTCCACGTCGTGATCGATTGCGGGAACGGCGCGGCATCTCTTGTCGCCAAGCAAGCGCTTGAATTACTGGGGTGCAAGGTCACAGGACTCTATTGCGATCTGGACGGGCATTTTCCCAACCATCATCCGGATCCCACGGTGCTTGAGAATCTGTCCGATCTGATGCAAGCAGTGAAGGATCATCGAGCGGATGTGGGGATCGGCTACGATGGGGATGCAGACCGAATTGGCGCCGTTGATGAGCAGGGGAATGTGTTGTGGGGCGATCGCTTATTGGTGCTCTATGCGAGGGACATTCTTGCGCTCAAACCAGGAAGCACGATCATCTCCGAAGTGAAAGCGTCACAGAGCCTGTATGACGACATTGCCAAGCGGGGTGGGCGTGCCATCATGTGGAAGACCGGTCATTCGTTGATCAAATCGAAGATGAAGGAGGAGTCGGCCGTCTTAGCTGGTGAAATGTCGGGGCACATGTTTTTTGCGGATCGGTATTTTGGGTATGACGATGCCGTGTATGCGTCCTGTCGACTTGTGGAAATCTTGGCGAAAGCTCAGCAGCCGCTTTCAGCGTTAGTGTCTGATCTGCCCCAGTCGGTCGTCACGCCTGAGATCCGAGTGGATCTTCCAGACACGATCAAGTTTGATGTGGTGGAGCGGGTTCGTAACAAATTCACGGAATACCTGAAGACCAAACAGGGGCTTGGCCCGAAGAAACTGGCACTGAGAAATCTGATCACGATCGACGGGGTCCGTGCGATATTCGATGATGGATGGGGCCTCATCAGGGCGTCCAATACTCAACCGGCCTTAGTGCTGAGATTTGAAGCGACCTCTTCCGACCAACTCAATGCCATTCGAGTGCTCATCGAAGAGGAGCTGAGGGAGGCCAAACGATCGTTTGCGTGCTGA
- a CDS encoding mannose-1-phosphate guanylyltransferase/mannose-6-phosphate isomerase: METTSSLFPVIMAGGSGTRFWPLSRHLFPKQLLRIGGEYTLIQQTMRRVLGCAPAANVLISTNAAQADLIRVQLADWKEDLADGFVLEPEGRNTAPAIALAALEAQRRDPDAMMLVVPADHVVTGQRDFEAAVQLACQLAAAGFLVTFGIKPIRPETGYGYIKPNDKVVLGKRGKLRGFSVHQFVEKPNLAKAVQYLKAGNYYWNSGMFIWRAATILEEIRRHQPAIARAMVRIQKLRVNQAPKSDIEDLYRSIKPVSIDNGVMERSPKAAVIPVAFKWSDVGSWGSLDEVASRDKAGNVTTGRVVDLESRRSIVYADRRVVATIGLQDMVVVDTPDATLVCPKSRAQDVKKIVDILKQQKAPEHLEHLTVQRPWGTYTVLEEGSGFKVKRVTVNPGGRLSLQMHHQRSEHWVVIAGTARVTRGEEIFDLQVGQSTAIPVKTRHRLENPGRETVHIIEVQNGPYLGEDDIVRFKDDYGRTNH; the protein is encoded by the coding sequence ATGGAGACGACTAGCTCGCTATTCCCAGTGATTATGGCCGGAGGGAGCGGAACGAGATTTTGGCCATTGAGTCGCCACCTGTTCCCTAAGCAACTTCTGCGAATTGGCGGCGAATATACGTTGATTCAACAGACCATGCGGCGTGTGCTTGGCTGTGCTCCGGCAGCCAACGTCTTGATTTCGACCAACGCGGCACAGGCCGATCTTATTCGTGTGCAATTGGCCGATTGGAAAGAGGATCTTGCCGACGGGTTTGTGCTGGAACCGGAAGGCCGGAATACGGCCCCCGCTATTGCCTTGGCTGCGCTGGAAGCACAGCGGCGCGATCCTGACGCGATGATGTTGGTTGTTCCTGCCGATCACGTGGTCACCGGTCAGCGAGATTTCGAAGCGGCGGTTCAACTGGCCTGTCAATTAGCAGCAGCGGGCTTCTTGGTGACCTTCGGGATTAAGCCGATTCGCCCGGAAACCGGTTATGGATATATCAAGCCCAATGACAAGGTTGTGCTGGGGAAACGCGGGAAGTTGCGGGGTTTCTCGGTTCACCAATTTGTGGAAAAGCCTAACCTTGCTAAGGCGGTGCAGTATCTTAAGGCCGGCAACTATTATTGGAACAGCGGGATGTTTATCTGGAGGGCCGCGACGATTTTGGAAGAGATTCGTCGTCACCAGCCTGCCATTGCCAGAGCCATGGTTCGAATTCAGAAACTTCGGGTGAATCAAGCGCCGAAGTCAGACATTGAAGACCTCTATCGATCCATCAAACCGGTTTCCATCGACAATGGTGTGATGGAACGGTCGCCAAAGGCGGCTGTGATTCCGGTGGCGTTCAAATGGTCGGATGTCGGGAGCTGGGGAAGTTTGGATGAAGTGGCCTCGAGAGATAAGGCCGGGAATGTGACGACGGGGCGAGTGGTCGACCTAGAAAGTCGCCGTTCGATTGTCTATGCCGACAGGCGGGTTGTTGCGACGATCGGATTACAAGATATGGTCGTGGTGGATACGCCGGATGCGACGTTGGTCTGTCCGAAGTCGCGGGCGCAGGATGTGAAGAAAATTGTCGATATTCTGAAACAGCAGAAAGCACCCGAGCATCTCGAGCATCTGACGGTTCAGCGGCCATGGGGAACGTATACGGTGCTGGAAGAAGGTTCGGGGTTCAAGGTCAAGCGAGTCACCGTTAACCCGGGTGGGCGGCTCTCACTCCAAATGCATCATCAGCGCAGTGAACATTGGGTGGTGATCGCTGGAACTGCACGCGTGACCAGAGGGGAAGAAATTTTTGACTTGCAGGTCGGGCAGAGTACGGCGATTCCGGTGAAGACGCGGCATCGCCTGGAGAATCCAGGGCGTGAGACCGTGCATATCATCGAGGTACAGAATGGTCCGTATCTTGGCGAGGATGATATCGTCCGCTTCAAGGATGATTACGGCCGGACAAATCACTGA
- a CDS encoding KdsC family phosphatase: protein MASKPTTGKSSRRRPSPDVLKGIRLFATDVDGVLTDAGMYYSESGDEWKKFNTRDGMGIKLLQKAGLITAIVTQERTRLVARRAEKLAIPELHQGVLDKLSVIREMAARHSLSLQQVAYIGDDVNDIEALKAVGFSAAPADGLPQVLKVVDYICRQKGGEGAVRELVEMILLSRDKLKPSNRRR from the coding sequence TTGGCGAGTAAACCCACAACAGGCAAGTCTTCAAGGCGGCGGCCGTCTCCCGACGTCCTCAAAGGGATTCGTCTTTTTGCTACCGATGTGGACGGAGTTCTCACCGATGCTGGTATGTACTATTCCGAGTCGGGCGACGAATGGAAAAAATTTAACACCCGCGATGGGATGGGAATCAAACTCTTGCAGAAGGCAGGGCTCATTACGGCCATTGTGACTCAAGAGCGAACGCGATTGGTGGCCAGGCGGGCGGAAAAGCTTGCCATCCCTGAGCTCCATCAGGGCGTGCTGGATAAGCTCTCGGTGATCCGAGAGATGGCTGCACGACACAGTCTCTCGCTTCAACAAGTGGCGTACATTGGTGACGACGTCAATGATATCGAAGCCTTGAAAGCGGTTGGATTTTCAGCAGCTCCTGCAGACGGCCTTCCCCAGGTGTTGAAGGTCGTCGATTACATCTGCCGGCAGAAGGGTGGCGAAGGGGCGGTACGAGAGCTTGTGGAGATGATTCTACTGTCTCGTGACAAGCTGAAACCCAGTAACCGTCGACGCTGA
- a CDS encoding NAD-dependent epimerase/dehydratase family protein encodes MDESSKIGVLGAQSFVGECAIRQLRESGRQIVAFSRSAHAGNAESTVTWLQLSPSVVASREVPSITEWVCVAPIWVLPEYFPLIGSSGARRVVALSSTSLLAKKASPDEDEQALVRGLQAGEQALRTWAEAHGVEWVILRPTLIYGFGRDKNVTEIACFAHRWGFFPLLGQADGLRQPVHVEDVAMACVSALTVPVAGNRAYNLSGGETLSYREMVCRIFAAIGKRPQAVTIPRWLFRLAVTVLRRLPRYRNWTAEMAERMNRDLVFDHGDAARDLAFSPRPFQLSRGDVPT; translated from the coding sequence GTGGATGAATCGTCCAAGATCGGTGTGCTCGGGGCACAGAGTTTTGTCGGTGAATGCGCGATTCGGCAGCTGAGGGAAAGTGGCCGCCAGATCGTTGCCTTCTCCAGGTCTGCACATGCTGGCAACGCTGAGTCAACGGTGACGTGGTTGCAGCTCTCGCCTTCTGTGGTTGCCTCTCGTGAAGTTCCATCCATCACGGAATGGGTATGTGTCGCTCCGATTTGGGTGCTGCCGGAGTATTTTCCGCTCATAGGGTCGAGCGGTGCTCGTCGAGTGGTGGCCCTGTCATCGACGAGCCTTCTCGCAAAGAAGGCTTCGCCAGATGAGGACGAACAGGCGCTGGTGCGAGGACTGCAGGCCGGTGAGCAGGCGCTGCGTACGTGGGCAGAGGCTCACGGAGTTGAGTGGGTGATTTTACGCCCGACGTTGATCTATGGGTTTGGGCGGGACAAGAATGTGACGGAGATTGCCTGTTTTGCACATCGATGGGGATTTTTCCCGTTGTTGGGACAGGCTGATGGCTTGCGTCAGCCGGTGCATGTGGAGGATGTTGCAATGGCCTGCGTGTCAGCCCTCACGGTGCCTGTGGCTGGGAATCGGGCATATAATCTCTCAGGCGGCGAAACTTTGTCCTACCGGGAGATGGTCTGTCGAATCTTTGCCGCTATTGGTAAACGCCCGCAGGCCGTAACAATTCCCCGATGGCTCTTCCGTCTGGCGGTGACGGTACTTCGTCGGCTGCCGCGATACCGCAATTGGACGGCGGAAATGGCCGAACGCATGAACCGTGACTTGGTATTTGATCATGGCGATGCCGCACGAGACCTAGCTTTTTCACCAAGGCCTTTTCAGCTTTCACGGGGAGATGTGCCGACGTGA
- a CDS encoding glycosyltransferase family 2 protein — MSNTVSLITVNYNAGDFLGACASSALSQVDEVVVVDNASSDDSLAKLATAFPGDQRLKIIRNRENLGFAAACNIGAEHSISSRLFFLNPDCMLTPDSVKHLMRVLDDNPDVGMVGALLMNPDGSEQVGGRRAIPTPWRSLVRAFGLSRLAARWPRLFLDFHLHKQPLPIQPIEVEAISGACMLVRREAMRDVGSWDEGYFLHCEDLDLCMELRRKGWKIMFVPDARVVHDQGVCSRSRPIFVEWHKHRGMMRFYRKFFQHQYPGPLMWLVALGIWLRFGIIASYHFALSTLRYLGIQRG, encoded by the coding sequence ATGTCCAATACCGTATCATTGATAACCGTAAATTATAATGCGGGTGACTTTCTTGGGGCCTGCGCCTCATCTGCCTTGAGTCAGGTGGATGAAGTGGTTGTGGTCGATAATGCTTCAAGCGACGATAGTTTAGCAAAGCTTGCAACAGCGTTTCCTGGTGATCAAAGGTTAAAGATTATTCGTAATCGAGAAAATCTTGGATTTGCAGCGGCTTGCAATATCGGGGCTGAACATTCCATTAGCAGTCGCCTGTTCTTTCTTAACCCCGATTGTATGCTGACACCGGACTCAGTGAAGCATCTGATGCGGGTGCTAGACGATAATCCAGATGTGGGAATGGTGGGTGCTTTACTAATGAATCCCGATGGATCGGAACAAGTGGGGGGGCGGCGGGCTATTCCCACGCCTTGGCGATCTCTTGTGCGAGCATTTGGGTTGTCTCGTTTGGCAGCTCGATGGCCACGCTTGTTTCTTGATTTTCACCTGCATAAGCAACCGTTGCCGATTCAGCCTATTGAGGTCGAGGCAATATCCGGTGCCTGTATGTTGGTTCGTCGTGAGGCGATGCGAGATGTCGGATCCTGGGATGAAGGCTATTTCCTGCACTGTGAAGATCTTGACTTGTGCATGGAGTTACGGCGCAAGGGGTGGAAAATCATGTTCGTGCCCGATGCGAGAGTCGTGCATGATCAAGGGGTGTGCAGCCGTTCTCGACCTATATTTGTCGAATGGCATAAGCATCGTGGGATGATGCGGTTTTATCGCAAGTTTTTTCAACATCAGTACCCAGGCCCATTGATGTGGCTGGTGGCGTTAGGCATCTGGCTGCGCTTTGGTATCATCGCCTCATATCACTTCGCATTGTCCACCTTGCGGTATCTTGGGATTCAACGTGGATGA